GCATTTAAACGTTTCATCAGGAGGTTATAATCCATGCTTTTAAGGCCCGTGCGTTTTTAATCAAATAAATGGGCTGATGGGCTATGTGATTTTAACAATTCTTGTGCATAAAAACCTAGAAATCCTAAAACTTAACCTCTCTAAGCCTCTAAGGGTACCAATTATTTGTATTAGGTTATTAAAATTTGGTTATCTTAGTTGTCTAATGATATATGATTTATAAATAACTTAAAAATTAATTATCCATACAACTCATTTAGGGCATCTTTGTTGGAAAAATTCAGTTTTGGTCCACAAAGTAAGTGTAAGCAGAAACCAATAAAGATATTACTTTTCTACCAATATTAATTGTTGAGTGGTTACCTTTTTGGCTCAAAGGGCAAAAGGTTATTACTTTTCTGTATTTACCTCAATCATTTGATTACTTGTACAGATGAACTTCTATGCAGAATAGGATAATAGTTGTGAAAAATGCAACTACATAGTACATAGAACATCAAGGGCTACCTTTTGGGTCGTATTATCAGGTTCTTCTTCTCTTTGGTACTGCTCATACGCCTCAGCATCATCCACAAACAAACTAGCATCAGAAAGAAACAACTCGCGCCCACTGCATCACcagaaatataaaaagaaaaagaaaagaatatTAACAGGTATCCAATTTATAATGTATAGAGTATGCACTGAAGATCTCTAAAGATGGACAAATGGGTGTCGCCAAAATGGATCAGGTTGCCTGGAATAACTCGGTGCAAAAATTCTAATTTATAAAAACCAAATAGCCCGTCAAATATGATTACCAGAGTAGTATCATATCAATAAATATTTAATGTTTGAAAAAATAATTGAATGAAAAGGTTTTATGCAATAAAAAACCACTTTTGGCAGCTTATGAACTAATAAGGCTTCTCCCTCTTACTCTTTTCCTAGAATACACCGGTTTGACACTTTAGAGACCAAAATATAGCCCGAATGGACACATTTATAAGATAATGGGTCGATATGGTCATGACtagaaaaaaacaaacaaacaaacctcATCCGGTCATTCTTAGCCCTCTCTGCTCTCTGAGCAGCCAGACCAGCTTCTTTCTcgtcaatctttttcttcttccatcCCATAAACAGATCAGTAGTCATTGGAGTTGTTGTCTTTACTTTCGCACGCTGAATTTATAACATAGCCATAATTTATAAGAATTGGTTTCCAATAGTGTAGTAACTAATAGATGGTATACGTAAAGCAAAACAAAGGTACTGGTGTATGTATATAAAAAGCATCTACAAAGAAGATAAATAATTACCTGATCCTCAATTTCATCCTCGATAGCTAACTTGTTCGCCTCTTCTTCTAAAAGCGCCTTCATTTGTGACTTTAGAATGTATCCAGGAGGAAGAGCATGTCTGTAATGACACTCCTTATTACCATTTGGACACTGCCAGAACCAACCGTATTGCTTTTTCTCCACTGCATCGAGAAAATGTTTGCAAACCTATAAAAAAACAAATAGTGAAACATAAAATTGCAAAGAAAACCAAAATATATATTGTGAATACACAAAAATTCAAAGTCAGCAGACTACTAAAACAAAAAAACTACAAAAACAAGAACGGAAAGGTAAAGAAGTTAAGAAAGAATACAATGTCAGTTGGTTTATTCTGGTTGTAATCTTTTCCTTTCGATTCAACAACTTTTTCCAACGTCTCAAGATCCCAGTCCTCCATAGTTCCTAAGATCCCAAATGATGAAATTAGTTATACTCCACGTCAAACCACGAAATAGAATAGAAGTGTAATAATACATGTTGATAGATCACCTTCATCGCGCTTATCACTGAAAATGTCAATCTTTTCACCCTTCCTTTGTACATTCAAAtcatgagaaaacttgcatttgaaACCTTTCGCACACTGACCAGCCTTGAAAAACTCACACAATATAGACTTCGGATCCACCCCTAACCATAACCACAATTCATATATGAGTATATGAGTATAAACCATAAAAGATTTTGTATAAAAGAACTTCAATTCACAAATATGTCATTGAGATAATCTGATTGCTTTTGCTCATCCAAGAACCCGTATAATATAATGGAAAATGCATAAAAATGGTAACTTTTAGGTTAAGACAGTCAAACAGATAGGTATCTTGAAGTTATACTTGAGAAATTTTTACAAGAATTCGTGCTTTAGGTAGCACTAAGAAAATCATAGTGTAGATAAATTAGGTATGTATAACAAGCTACAAAAAAATAATACATTTTGTAGATTTATCATTATGCTATATTCACAGTAGTAAGATTAATCAAAGATCAGATAAATATCATTTCACGAGTAACATACCATGAATAATCAGCTGTTTGGTGCATAATATTAACATAAACATAGAAGAAAGTCGtctaaaaaataaataaagataacaaAAACTTCTACAGGGTACAAATCCATGTAAAATCTAGTACCTTTCAAATATAGTTTAATTTTAGTCTAAACTTCTACAGGGTACAATAGTTACAAGGTTAAAGTGGTTAGCAATTTTATCTGTATTACATGCCCTGAATAACTTTAGAATTAGAAAACACCCCATCCGATAAACATCACACTTTCATCTAAAAAAATTGCAAATCAATTAGACTATATGATCTATGAAGTACCACTAAAAATCAAAGTTTCAATATATAATCCATATAATGACAACGTATAAGGGATCACTTGTTAAAACTACTTATCTACTCATTCAATTTTCATTAAGCAAATAACCTGTCTATATACAATCAATTATCAATCAAACTGCTAATAACAAGTACCTGATTCCAGACTTAAATGAAACACATTCGATTTTGAACTCAACTTATGAAATTGCATAGTATATAAAAGGGGAAAATATATTACCAGGAGGTACTTTAGGTTGAACAACAGCAATTTTAAACAACTCATTCAATTCCTTCTCTCTAGCTTTCTCTTCATCCTTCTTTTTCTGTTTATTAATAAATTCATCAAATAAATAAAAGAACAAAAAGATGActaataattaaattaaacaaaGTACGTAattattaaaaaccctaattacctTGGCAGCAAGTTTGGAAGGATCAGGTTTGGGAATAACATTCTGCTGCATCGCTTGTACATATTTCTGTACATTTTtgcttttgtttttgtttttaagaCCGAATGTTTTGTCTTCAACTACTTTCTGCTTCTTTGCTACCTCCGCTTTCGATtgtttcggtggcattcttcaaacTGAAGTCAAATTTGAACGTTTTGCGTATCGAATTTGCGTTTTTAGTTCACCTAATTGGATCAACTATTTGGAGATTAAAAGTTTTGTGAATGGATTTAGCAATTAGGGTTTTATCGGTTGCAGAAGTTAGAAGTGGAGTCTAGACGGAGTGGTGGTGACGAGGGTTTGCTTCTGTTTAGGATAATTAGCCGTCTTCTAAGGGTAATTTAGTCATTCGCTTATTTTTTGTTACGGAGTAATTTTCAATTTTTGTACAACAATAAAAGTAAATACAGAGTGATACAAAAGTGTGTCTCTCAGGATGGGTGTTGCCGGGTTGggccaaggttgaaaaagacgggTAGTCGAGATGGTCGGGGCCTTAAAACATCGAGACAGAGTTGAAACGAGGATCGAGACTGACGTTGACTGAcgttaacttttatatatataaaaactatatacagacatattttaaagccaaaaaaatattcgttgattagtttgtacctataatcgctattatctttaatataatacaaaaaattAACACAAAACTATGTTAATTTTGATATTAACTGACTTTTGACCGATTTTAACTGAATCtttgacttttgaccggcgttgaccagACCTTTCATGCATTTGCCCCAACTTTGACCGTTGACCACCTTATTAAACGAAAGGACGGGATCGAGACGGGCTATTCACCAAAACTTCGCAACGGGAGTCACAAGGGACGCAACAGACGTCGTTTACAACACTGGTTGGGAGGTTTCGTTTTGCTTAAAGTGGtcgtcttttattttattttagtttagTTAGATGTGTTGGTAGCATTTAGTTTTCGTGGTTTGTAGCTCTTTCATTATGTTTAGTTGCCTTCTTACACTCTTTGTTTCATTAGTTTCAGGTTATTTGTATTTTATATGAAGCTTTCcctttttttaattaaaaaatatCGTATTTCAAAGAAAATATTGCACGGTTCATTGGGGATTTATGATTAGTCATTTTGATTTAGTAGCTGGAAAATTATTTTGGAAAATTATTTTAATGAACGTCACCCATTAGGTAATGTACACATTTAATTAAAATCAGCTACATATAAATAATAACTTATTCGATTAGTAAGAGTTGTTTACATAAAGCTTAATAAGATTAATTGTCTAAAGATATTATTTGCTCATTCTTTAAGTTGTTTATTTAGATCTTATTCACTCAACAAATCTAAATGAAAGTATTATGACTCAACTATAGTGTCCTTCAAAATATTACAGTTACTTCTCTTTTTCAAACTATTGACGCTTATCTTTTCCAAACTGCTAACACTTCTAAACACGGAGTCAGAAAATTAAGATTAAGGGAGGCTCGACTTCTCTTTTAGAATGGTAAAAATAAAGAATACTACTATACTACTATGTATGTTATAAGTGAAAGGGTCTCACATATTTTAGATGATTGTACCAATAAACATAAACATTATATATTATGTTAATGAATAAAAAATCATATAGATTACAATTAAAATATTGGGCTCATGGATTATATTTTCAACATAGAAATACAGAGTAAGAAATAAAATTAAAGTAACAATCTATCATCATATTTTTCAATAAAAAAAGTAAATGAAAAGGAAATTTAACATTAAGTTGTAGCTTGGCTGGTAGTGGTCaggctctcttagcgagaggtcaggagttcgacttcgCTAGGCTACAACATTGCACTCAATGGTATCCCTGACCTGAATTATCCACCCAGGTCACCTTTCTCTTAGTGCGGGGGCAGCGGAGAGGGGGGTTTTACCGGTCATGCTCTCGGATTAGTCCGAGTTTCTTCCAGAGCAGTACTAGGGAGCGGcttatgcaactacgggagatgaacgcgtgagtaGTTAAGTCCCCTGGATGATCCCAAACTGATGTTCaaaaaaaaagaaaaggaaatTTAACCAATCCCCTTTCTTTTTCTTCAACGCTTTCTTTCTCTTTCCATAAATTTTTGCATAAAAAAATGACTTCATTATTATATCCTATCAAACTATTGTAAAAACTGGTTCAAGGCGCTCAAAAGACAAAGTTCGGCGTGTTCATCAAGGATATTTGACTCCTTGTTTATCGGTTTCTTGTCTTGTTTTATTTTTTGTATTAGCAATCTGTGTACTTGGTTTCTTTTAGTTTTTAGTTATTGTCTCAATTTAGGTAGGTAGGCTCGTTATTGATAATTCGCTTGGTAGCCGCGGCCTCATCGGGATCCTCTTTTGTACCTCTTGTTGAATTcgttttcttttcgaaaacgtTTTCCGTTTTATATAATGTTCTCGTTATTTCgcccaaaaacaaaaaaaaaacaaaaaaaaaaacttgcACCAAAATCACTAAATAACAATGACTTAAGTTGGGCTATTGGAGGAGGTTGAGCACCACTCACTCCCCCTTTTCTCCGCTATTGAACACTTCTCTTTTCAAATTTTTAAACATTTGTACAATATATGTTTTTAAGGATCAGGAACAATTATTATTTACAGGTGAAGAAAGTCGGTGTCAGTCTCTTGCTATGATCATTACATGTTCTTTCTTTTACCCGAGGCAACCACAAATTCAAAATAACACAAAGTTTGACACTAGTTGCAATATGCATCTTCGAACACTAGCTGCAGACACAAGAGGCAGTCTACATTATGTATCGGTATCCCTGACTCGTGTCGATTTGAGTCTGTGCTCATGCGTCGGACTGAGCATATATCAATGATTTTTTGGCTGTGTACATACAATGCCAACTTTTGAACGTTAACCTGCTGCATCTTTCATTTTTAGGAGAATCAAGATATGCGAGCGTACAAGACGATACAGCATAAGAAACTAGATTTATTCATTTACATATAATTAACAAATCAATTATGAGTATTTATACAAAGCTTTTGAATAGATAACATCTACTGTATTATTTTGTAGGGTTATACAAGCCGACCCATTTTGACACATACCATAAAAACCCAACAACGCCCCCCTACAAAAAAGTTTCCACTGCATGTGTCTTCTACTTATGCTGGATAACAGATTTACAGATATTTCCATTAGCCACTTCCATCGATATTTCCGTTAGATGAAAGGTGAGCTTGATATTGCTGCAAAAATAAAACAAAGTACGAGTCAGCACAATCCAAGCCTTACAAGTTAGATCATAAACGTGTTATGCTGGTTTTTAACTCAACTTAATTCAATTCAAATTGGTTTCTAACTGAGCAATCGTAGTAGGCTTACATTGGTTTTAAATTCACTCTAAGACATTATCTAAAATAAAATATATCAAAAAGCCAAACAACATAGAAATATAAACAGCTATGAAAATTAGTCCATCTCGTATCCATTTAACATGCAGTTTTCTTCTTATAATAGGGGCAGCCAGGCACAACTTTGATTCTAAGAACGTACTA
This genomic window from Rutidosis leptorrhynchoides isolate AG116_Rl617_1_P2 chromosome 2, CSIRO_AGI_Rlap_v1, whole genome shotgun sequence contains:
- the LOC139893603 gene encoding zinc finger CCCH domain-containing protein 11-like, whose translation is MPPKQSKAEVAKKQKVVEDKTFGLKNKNKSKNVQKYVQAMQQNVIPKPDPSKLAAKKKKDEEKAREKELNELFKIAVVQPKVPPGVDPKSILCEFFKAGQCAKGFKCKFSHDLNVQRKGEKIDIFSDKRDEGTMEDWDLETLEKVVESKGKDYNQNKPTDIVCKHFLDAVEKKQYGWFWQCPNGNKECHYRHALPPGYILKSQMKALLEEEANKLAIEDEIEDQRAKVKTTTPMTTDLFMGWKKKKIDEKEAGLAAQRAERAKNDRMSGRELFLSDASLFVDDAEAYEQYQREEEPDNTTQKAQESSSTGGPSTSTSVAAVSEQANSDIEDDDDDDDDDDLDMDELNELEASLSKTSLQINEPVK